In a genomic window of Salvelinus fontinalis isolate EN_2023a chromosome 7, ASM2944872v1, whole genome shotgun sequence:
- the LOC129859852 gene encoding sodium/potassium-transporting ATPase subunit alpha-1-like, which translates to MGRGEGREQYELAATSEQGGKKKNAKAMKKERDMDELKKEVDLDDHKLTLDELNRKYGTDLSRGLSSAKAAENLARDGPNSLTPPPTTPEWVKFCKQMFGGFSMLLWTGALLCFLAYGIQAAMEDEPANDNLYLGVVLSAVVIVTGCFSYYQEAKSSKIMDSFKNLVPQQALVVRDGEKMNINAQQVVVGDLVEVKGGDRIPADLRIISASGCKVDNSSLTGESEPQTRTPDYSNDNPLETRNIAFFSTNCVEGTARGIVINTGDRTVMGRIATLASGLEVGRTPISIEIEHFIHIITGVAVFLGMSFFVLSLILGYSWLEAVIFLIGIIVANVPEGLLATVTVCLTLTAKRMAKKNCLVKNLEAVETLGSTSTICSDKTGTLTQNRMTVAHMWFDNQIHEADTTENQSGTSFDRSSATWAALARVAGLCNRAVFLAEQSGIPILKRDVAGDASESALLKCIELCCGSVQGMRDQYTKVAEIPFNSTNKYQLSVHLNKNEGESKHLLVMKGAPERILDRCSTILIQGKEQPLDDEMKDSFQNAYMELGGLGERVLGFCHFQLPDDQFAEGFPFDCEEVNFPTENLCFVGLMSMIDPPRAAVPDAVGKCRSAGIKVIMVTGDHPITAKAIAKGVGIISEGNETVEDIAARLNIPVNEVDPRDAKACVVHGGDLKDLSAEQLDDILKYHTEIVFARTSPQQKLIIVEGCQRQGAIVAVTGDGVNDSPALKKADIGVAMGISGSDVSKQAADMILLDDNFASIVTGVEEGRLIFDNLKKSIAYTLTSNIPEITPFLFFIIANIPLPLGTVTILCIDLGTDMVPAISLAYEAAESDIMKRQPRNSKTDKLVNERLISIAYGQIGMIQALAGFFTYFVILAENGFLPSRLLGIRVDWDNKFCNDLEDSYGQQWTYEQRKIVEFTCHTAFFASIVVVQWADLIICKTRRNSVFQQGMRNKILIFGLFEETALAAFLSYCPGMGIALRMYPLKPSWWFCAFPYSLLIFIYDEIRKLIIRRSPGGWVERETYY; encoded by the exons ATGGGACGTGGA GAAGGACGGGAACAGTATGAGCTGGCGGCGACCTCTGAGCAGGGAGGCAAGAAGAAGAATGCCAAGGCCATGAAGAAGGAGAGGGACATGGATGAGTTGAAAAAGGAAGTTGATCTG GATGACCATAAACTGACCCTGGATGAGCTCAACCGCAAATACGGCACCGACCTTAGTAGG GGGTTATCCAGTGCTAAGGCTGCTGAGAACCTTGCCCGTGATGGCCCAAATTCCCTGACCCCTCCTCCCACTACCCCTGAGTGGGTGAAGTTCTGCAAGCAGATGTTTGGCGGGTTCTCCATGCTGCTGTGGACTGGCGCTCTCCTCTGCTTCCTGGCCTACGGAATCCAGGCAGCCATGGAGGATGAGCCGGCCAATGATAAC TTGTACCTGGGTGTTGTACTCTCTGCTGTTGTCATTGTTACTGGCTGTTTCTCCTACTACCAAGAGGCCAAGAGCTCAAAGATCATGGACTCCTTCAAGAACCTGGTCCCACAG CAAGCCCTGGTTGTCCGTGACGGTGAAAAGATGAACATCAACGCTCAACAAGTGGTGGTTGGAGATCTGGTGGAGGTGAAAGGTGGAGATAGGATTCCCGCCGATTTGCGAATCATCTCTGCCAGCGGTTGCAAA GTGGACAACTCCTCCCTCACTGGTGAATCTGAGCCCCAGACACGTACTCCAGACTACTCCAATGACAACCCCCTGGAGACAAGGAACATTGCCTTCTTCTCTACCAACTGTGTTGAAG GAACTGCCAGAGGTATTGTCATCAACACTGGTGACCGCACTGTTATGGGTCGTATTGCTACCCTCGCCTCTGGCCTGGAAGTCGGACGTACCCCAATCTCCATTGAAATTGAGCACTTCATCCACATCATCACCGGTGTGGCCGTCTTCCTGGGCATGTCTTTCTTTGTCCTGTCCCTCATCCTCGGATACTCTTGGCTGGAAGCTGTCATCTTCCTCATCGGAATCATTGTTGCTAACGTGCCTGAGGGTCTCCTGGCCACTGTAACT GTGTGTTTAACTCTGACTGCCAAGCGTATGGCCAAGAAGAACTGCCTGGTGAAGAATCTCGAAGCTGTTGAGACCTTGGGCTCCACCTCCACCATTTGCTCTGACAAGACTGGAACCCTGACTCAGAACAGAATGACCGTGGCTCACATGTGGTTCGACAACCAGATCCATGAGGCTGACACCACAGAGAATCAGAGCGGTACCTCCTTTGACAGGAGCTCTGCCACCTGGGCTGCCCTGGCTAGAGTTGCTGGCCTGTGTAACCGTGCCGTCTTCCTGGCAGAACAGAGCGGTATTCCTATCCTTAAA AGAGATGTGGCTGGTGATGCCTCAGAGTCTGCCCTGCTGAAGTGTATTGAGCTGTGCTGTGGGTCTGTGCAAGGCATGAGAGACCAGTACACCAAGGTTGCTGAGATCCCATTCAACTCCACCAACAAATACCAG ctctCCGTTCACCTAAACAAGAATGAGGGTGAGTCGAAGCATCTGCTGGTGATGAAGGGAGCCCCTGAGAGGATCCTGGACCGCTGCTCCACCATTTTGATCCAGGGCAAAGAACAGCCTCTGGATGACGAGATGAAGGACTCTTTCCAGAACGCCTACATGGAACTAGGTGGTCTGGGAGAGCGAGTGCTGG GGTTCTGTCATTTCCAGCTCCCTGATGACCAGTTCGCTGAGGGCTTCCCGTTTGATTGTGAAGAGGTGAACTTCCCAACTGAGAATCTGTGCTTCGTTGGCCTAATGTCCATGATTGACCCTCCCCGTGCTGCTGTGCCTGACGCTGTGGGAAAGTGCAGGAGTGCTGGAATCAAG GTTATCATGGTCACTGGTGATCATCCCATCACTGCTAAAGCCATTGCCAAGGGTGTGGGAATTATATCTGAAGGAAACGAGACTGTTGAGGACATTGCTGCTCGTCTGAACATTCCAGTCAATGAAGTTGACCCTAG GGATGCCAAGGCCTGTGTGGTCCATGGCGGTGACCTCAAGGACCTGAGCGCTGAACAGTTGGACGACATCCTGAAATATCACACAGAGATTGTGTTTGCCAGAACCTCTCCTCAGCAGAAGCTTATTATCGTGGAGGGCTGCCAGCGCCAG GGTGCTATTGTGGCTGTGACAGGTGATGGTGTGAACGATTCTCCTGCTCTGAAGAAGGCTGACATCGGTGTTGCTATGGGTATCTCTGGATCTGACGTCTCCAAGCAGGCTGCAGACATGATCCTCCTGGATGACAACTTTGCCTCCATCGTGACTGGTGTCGAAGAAG GCCGTCTGATCTTTGACAACTTGAAAAAGTCCATCGCCTACACCCTGACCAGTAACATTCCAGAAATCACACCCTTCCTCTTCTTCATCATCGCAAACATTCCACTGCCCCTAGGAACCGTCACCATCCTCTGTATCGACTTGGGAACTGACATG GTCCCCGCCATCTCCCTGGCCTACGAAGCTGCCGAGAGTGACATCATGAAGAGACAGCCCAGAAACTCCAAAACAGACAAACTGGTGAATGAAAGACTTATCAGCATAGCCTACGGTCAAATCG GTATGATCCAGGCTTTGGCTGGGTTCTTCACATACTTTGTGATTCTTGCTGAGAACGGATTCTTGCCCTCCAGACTGCTAGGTATTCGTGTGGACTGGGACAACAAATTTTGCAACGACCTAGAGGATAGCTATGGCCAGCAGTGG ACTTATGAACAGAGAAAGATTGTGGAGTTCACCTGCCACACAGCATTCTTCGCCAGTATTGTTGTTGTACAGTGGGCTGATTTGATCATCTGTAAGACCAGGAGGAACTCAGTCTTCCAACAAGGAATGAG GAACAAGATTCTCATCTTCGGCCTGTTTGAGGAAACTGCCCTGGCCGCCTTcctgtcctactgtcctggaaTGGGCATCGCCCTCAGAATGTACCCACTCAA ACCCAGCTGGTGGTTCTGCGCCTTCCCATACTCTCTCCTCATCTTTATTTATGATGAAATCCGAAAACTGATCATCCGACGCAGCCCAGGAG GTTGGGTGGAAAGGGAGACGTACTACTAG